The Asticcacaulis sp. EMRT-3 genome segment CTGCAGGACAGGTTGCACAAAGCGTTATGGGTCTTCTGCGAGATGTAATCAATTCATTCTAGTCGTTCGCGTCAACTAATTTGTAGTCTTTTATTGATTCACTAGCCCGATCCATTCATGGTTCCTGTGACCGGGTTGCCGTTTAGGTTGGCCTATGCCGAGACGCGTTTTTCCGCTTCGTGTTTTTCGCCACGCGCTGGACCAGATTTTTCTCCGATGGGGTTGATGGTGATGGCGGCGGCTTTTGGGGCATAGCCCCATTTTTCATGCAGGTGCGGGCTTGAGCGCGGCCATGATGTGACGGAAGAGACTGGCCTCTGGGCAAGCGGCGGCGAAGGCGATCCTGATGCGATGAGACGTCTCGGTGATCCGGGCGCCGATCTTCAGTAAGCGCAACCGGATGGTATTGAACTCTGCGGTCGCCAGCTTGTGGGCCTTTGGGATTTGATCCCTGACGGTGAGCATGAGCCAATAGGCGGCGGTGTGGAGGATCAGACGCATCTGGTTGGCCAGGGGGCAACGGCAGGAGGTGCGGTCGCTTTTAAGCTGGGTCTTGTGCAGCTTGATCAAGTTCTCCGCATTGCCCCGGGCGCAATAGAGCTTGGCGTATAGGGTCTCAGGATCGGGATCGCCCAGGGACGTCACGACGAAACGGTTGTCGAGACCAAGCGGCGTGGCTTCGATACGAGCAATGACGCGGCGCTCGCGCCCCCAGGATTGGGCGCCATGGCGGACTTCGGTGTAGCCGCGAACGGCGGCGGCTTGCTGTTCGGCGCGAACGACACGGATATGATCGGCAAAGGCTTCGACCTTGGCATGCAAGGGCTTGGAGCCGGGCAGTCCGAAGATATAGTCGACGCCCTTGCGCTCGGCCCAGGCCATGACCTCGGGTCTGGCGTAATGCCCGTCGCCGCGCAGGGTAATGTGAGTTTTGGGCCAGTGTTTGCGGATCCGGCGCACGATCTTGCGGACCCAGCTACGCACCTCTTTGCCGGAAGGTGTTTTACCTGGCCGCAGAATGACCACGACCGGCCGACCCGTGGCCACGTCGTAGACGTGGATAGGCTTGAAGCAATACTCGCCTTCATGGGCGTTGAAGAACGACAACTGCTGGCGGCCATGGACGACGTCGACCGTGTCGTCGATATCGAGCGTGATCTCAGCCGGGATGGCCGAGCCAAAGCTATGGCAATACTGATCGACCAGGGCGTAGGTCAGCCGGATCAGGCTACGAAGATCTGGGGCATTCTCCCAACGCGACAGCGTGGGTTGCGAGCACAGATCCTTGCCTTCCTCGGGAAGACGGCCGCAGGCGAGCTTGAACGCAGGGTCGGTGCGCAGAGAGCCCAGGTCATTGCCATCTTCATACCCGCAGGCGATGGCGAAGATCCGAGCCTTCAAGATTGACGCCACCGAGTGTGTCACCAGCAACGGATTGCGACGGTCTGGAATGAGCCGCCAAAGCCGGTCGATGATCCCGATCTGGCGTTCCGCGGCAGACAAAAGCATGACGCCGCCGTCGGAACTGATACGACCGCCATCGAAAGCAGCCGTGACTTTC includes the following:
- a CDS encoding IS1380 family transposase yields the protein MDQITDLPFDLPSVSRKKVTAAFDGGRISSDGGVMLLSAAERQIGIIDRLWRLIPDRRNPLLVTHSVASILKARIFAIACGYEDGNDLGSLRTDPAFKLACGRLPEEGKDLCSQPTLSRWENAPDLRSLIRLTYALVDQYCHSFGSAIPAEITLDIDDTVDVVHGRQQLSFFNAHEGEYCFKPIHVYDVATGRPVVVILRPGKTPSGKEVRSWVRKIVRRIRKHWPKTHITLRGDGHYARPEVMAWAERKGVDYIFGLPGSKPLHAKVEAFADHIRVVRAEQQAAAVRGYTEVRHGAQSWGRERRVIARIEATPLGLDNRFVVTSLGDPDPETLYAKLYCARGNAENLIKLHKTQLKSDRTSCRCPLANQMRLILHTAAYWLMLTVRDQIPKAHKLATAEFNTIRLRLLKIGARITETSHRIRIAFAAACPEASLFRHIMAALKPAPA